A DNA window from Piliocolobus tephrosceles isolate RC106 chromosome 9, ASM277652v3, whole genome shotgun sequence contains the following coding sequences:
- the FAM107B gene encoding protein FAM107B isoform X3, which translates to MAEPDYIEDDNPELIRPQKLINPVKTSRNHQDLHRELLMNQKRGLAPQNKPELQKVMEKRKRDQVIKQKEEEAQKKKSDLEIELLKRQQKLEQLELEKQKLQEEQENAPEFVKVKGNLRRTGQEVVQAQES; encoded by the exons ATGGCCGAGCCAGACTACATAGAAGATGACAATCCTGAACTCATTAGGCCTCAGAAACTGATCAATCCTGTCAAAACCTCCCGGAACCATCAAGATCTTCACAGAGAACTTCTTATGAAtcaaaaaag GGGTCTTGCTCCTCAGAACAAACCAGAATTGCAGAAGgtgatggaaaaaagaaaacgagACCAAGTGataaagcagaaggaagaagaagcCCAGAAGAAGAAATCTGACTTGGAAATAGAGCTATTAAAACGGCAGCAGAAGTTGGAGCAG CTTGAACTTGAGAAGCAGAAATTGCAAGAAGAGCAAGAAAATGCCCCCGAGTTTGTGAAGGTGAAAGGCAATCTCAGGAGAACAGGCCAAGAAGTCGTCCAAGCCCAGGAGTCCTAG